Proteins encoded by one window of Megachile rotundata isolate GNS110a chromosome 10, iyMegRotu1, whole genome shotgun sequence:
- the LOC100875613 gene encoding mitochondrial intermembrane space import and assembly protein 40-B, with the protein MPLIRKEGKDTIIFASKEDHATPSKIDLPEPEPSPGLLLANGEINWNCPCLGGMATGPCGLEFREAFSCFHYSTADPKGSDCYEAFKTMQSCMVQYPALYRSKGAVLDDLDEEGDPMEEHHKNLESGDKVSGVQNKMEKEDIPETASIEKGVERTNAK; encoded by the coding sequence ATGCCATTGATTCGTAAGGAGGGCAAAGACACTATAATATTTGCGTCGAAAGAAGACCATGCGACGCCTAGTAAAATAGATCTTCCAGAACCAGAACCGAGTCCTGGTCTCTTGTTGGCCAATGGAGAAATCAACTGGAACTGCCCTTGTCTTGGGGGAATGGCTACAGGACCATGCGGTTTGGAATTCCGTGAAGCTTTCTCCTGTTTCCATTACTCTACCGCGGATCCAAAAGGTTCGGACTGCTACGAAGCGTTCAAAACCATGCAGTCGTGTATGGTACAGTACCCTGCATTATATCGAAGTAAAGGTGCAGTCCTAGATGACCTCGACGAGGAGGGCGACCCGATGGAAGAACACCATAAAAATTTAGAGAGCGGAGACAAAGTTTCCggtgtacaaaataaaatggaaaaagaAGATATACCAGAAACTGCTAGTATCGAGAAAGGAGTAGAACGAACTAACGCTAAATAA